The Bacteroides ovatus genomic interval TGTATATTTCGAAGCAGGAGCGGCACAACCCCGATATAAGATGTTTGCTTCCCGCTATGTGAAATTGAGCCATGCATACCGTGATTCCATGCAGATCACTTTAGATCCGTCCTCGGCTACATACCTGTGGTTGCGTGAGACTCAACTAAGAGAAGCCGGAAAATACGATGAGGCTCTTGAATTCAGTGACCGCCGGCTCGCAGAATCTTCTTTCGGAACACCTCAATATGCACTGGTAGCCTATCAGCGTTTCCGTCTTTTTGAGAGCATGGGCAAGAAAGACGAGCATTTGTATTATCTGGTACTTTCAGCCATATCAGATGTTCGTTCCGCCATTAAGGAGCAATCTTCTTTGATGGTATTGGCACAGGAACTGAATAGTAAAGGAGATTTGAAACGTGCCTATGACTATATCAATTTCTCATGGGAAATATCACAATTCTATAAAACGCGGTTGCGGAGCTGGATGAATATCACCCCGCTTTCTATGATAAACGGGAATTATCAGGATATTATCAAGCAACAAAACCGGGAATTACTGATCTATATTGTGTGCGTAGCCTTGTTGGCATTACTGTTGGTGATTGCATTAATCTATATCTACCGACAGATGAAAGCCCTTTCCATCGCCAAAAAAGGATTGCAGGAAGTAAACGAACGGCTCTTCTCGTTAAATGAAGAACTCGAAGAAGTGAACCGTCATCTTCGTTCCACCAATCTGGAACTTTCCGAGTCCAATCTTATTAAAGAAGCCTATATTGCCCGTTTCTTCAAACTGTGCTCTGTATATGTAGACCGTTTGCAAGCGTACAGAAAGCTGGTAAACAAGAAACTGCAACGCGGACAAGTGGCAGAATTGCTCAAAATGACACACCTTAGCAATGACATTGTAACCGTTGAGGTGCAAGAATTATATGCGAACTTTGATTCCGCTTTCCTGCATCTCTTTCCTAATTTTGTGGAATCTCTCAATGCCTTATTATTACCTGACGAACAAATCGTTTTGAAACCGGATGAATTACTGAATACCGAACTGCGTATTTTTGCTTTGATACGGTTGGGAATAAAAGACAGTTCGCAGATTGCGGAACTTCTGCATTATTCGGTGAATACAATCTATAATTATCGTTCGAGAGTAAAAACAAAAGCACGTGTTTCACGAGACGATTTTGAAGATTTGGTGGCAAAAATCCGTTAATAAAATCTGTGCCCAATCTACCTTTTAATGTGAGCTTGTTTAGAAATAAAATATTAATAATCAGGTGGTTATTTCTTTGAGAGAATTGTAGATTTCCACTTATATTCCCTTTGCTATTTTTTATCGGGGCATTTCCCTCTATTTTTGTCATAACCGAACGGAACGAACAGGTTCCGCCTTCGGGAGTTCCTTTTTTATTAACCTTTATAGAAATACAAATGAAAAATGAATTACTGCATTTTTTTGTTCCGGAAAAAGGAAGAAGAACAAAACGCCAGCCGATAAGCTGGTTATGCTGTTGGGCTATTCTATTGGGAATAGTTTGCAACGCTTGCTCTGACGATGATCCTGTGAAAAAGAATCCTTACCTGCAAGTAAGTACCCGTGCCCTGCTGAAAGAAGTGGTGGAGGTCAAATTCAACAACATTGATGGAAATACCGATATTACTGTCGATTTTGGTGACGGGACGGTCAAGGAGGGAAAGGCTGCTAATCCCATCACTTATGCCTATACCCAAAGTGGTGACTACACACTGCATGTTACGGCAGGTCAGTATGAGGTGCAGAAGAGAATCCGCATCTATAATCTGTTGGCGTTGACGGAGGCAATGAAGCAATTCAGAGAGCCGGACAACAAAAAAGTGTGGGTCATGACGCACCGTGCGCACACGTCGGACAGGACTGTTCCCGAAAATTCAGTCTCTTCCGTAGAAGATGCCATTGATTCGGGCGCTGAAGTGATCGAGTGTGATACTCACGTGACAAGCGACGGAGTGGTAGTGGTATGCCATGACCAGACCATCAATGCCACTACGAATGGCACAGGCGACATCACGAAAATGACCTATGCGGAATTACAGAAGTACAACCTGAAAGACCGGAATGGCCGGGTGACTGATGAAAAAATGCCTACTCTGGAAGAGTTTCTGAAAGCAGGCCGAGGTAGAATCTATTACAATCTTGACTACTCTCCGCGCACGGCGACCTCGCAGCAAGTGGTGGATATTGTAATGAAACTGGATATGATGGAATCGGTATTCTTCTACTGTAACAGTGCGCAGAAAGCGGAAGAAGTATTGGGCATTACTCCTAAAGCGCATGTATATACATGGACAGGAAGTCATAAACCGATGATGGGGCTACCGGGCAATTACTTTGTGCAATACAGCTACCTGACAAACGGGAAAAGTACTCCTTTGGGAAGTTCAATCAATGACGGAATGTTGGCTACGGTAAATATGCTTCCGGCAAGTGGCAGTAACGTATCAGAATGGACACTGAACGAGGGCTATCTGGATGAACTCTTGCAAATCTATCCGATGGTATGTATGATACAGACCGATTTACCGGACTTGTTGATTCCGGCCTTACAGGCAAGAGGGCTTCGTTAACTTTATCATCTAATATAAAAATCATCTATTTATGAGAAATATTCATTTCAAAACGTGTACCTGTCTGTTAGGTATATTGCTGATGCTGTTTTCCGGCATCCAGGCAAGAGGAGCTTCTTTAGAAGTGCAGCAGGAACGCAAGATATCCGGTACGGTGGTCGATGAAAAGGGTGAACCTGTCATCGGAGCTTCGGTGGTAGTTATAGAGACAAAACAAGGTACCATTACCAATATCGATGGTAAATTCCAGGTGAATACCCCGCAGAACGGACATTTAAAAGTCTCTTATATCGGTTATGAAACACAAGAAGTGGCTGTCAAAGACCGGCAATTACTGAAAATCGTGTTGAAAGAAGAATCCACTGCTTTGAATGAAGTGGTAGTGGTGGGTTATGGTACGATGAAACGGAAAGAAATGACCTCGGCTATTTCGCATGTCGGTGCGAAAGACCTGAATCAAATCTCCAGTCTCGATGCTTCCATGCTGTTGCAGGGAAAAGTATCCAGTGTGTCTGTTTCCAATACGGCTTTGGCCGATCCGAACAGTACGGGAAGTATCCAGATTCGTGGTATATCTTCGCGTAATGCCGGGCTAGGTCCGTTGATTGTTGTAGACGGAGTGCCGGGAGGGGATATGACAAATATCAATCCTGCCGATATTGAATCGATCGATGTGTTGAAAGACGGTGCCGCTTCCGCTATTTATGGTACACGCGGTAGCAATGGTGTAATCCTTGTGAATCTGAAAAAAGGAACCCGTGACGGGGAAGTGCATACTACTTATAGTGCTGCCGTCACCTTCAATAAAGCAAAGAAAGAGCTGGACATTATGAATGCGGAAGAATATCGTGCTTACCGCACGGTTTCCAATCCACTTTCCGATATGGGAGCAAGTACGGACTGGTTTGATGCCGTTACCCGTTTGGGAGTGACACACATGCACACGTTGACCTTTTCCGGAGGTAATGCGAGAACCAATTATCGTGTAACAGCCGATTATCGTAAAGCGCAGGGAATTGACTTGCGTTCCGACCGTAGGGAATATGGTGCGCGTGCTACCATCAGCCACACAACGAAAGACGGCCTGTTTACCTTTGCGGCTAACATGACTCCCCGTGTCATCGACCGGAACAAGTCAGCCAGTGTCTATGGCAGTGTCATCAAGAATAATCCGACAATGCCGGTTTATGATCCTGAATCAGCTAACGGATACTATCGTTTTCCGTCCGGAGGTGACAGCTCGAATATTGTCGAACAATTGAATGAGGAAGAGAATGGCACAGAGATTAAATTGCTGGAATGGAATGCTACTGCTGCCGTTAATTTGCTGCCGTTGTTCAATCCTAATAATCCGAACATGGTCTTGAAATCACAGGTTACTGTTTCACAGTATCAGGTAGATAAGTTCAATGGATGGTTCATCCCGTCTACCTATGGTCCTAATGTCAATTCGGGGGTTGCCGGAAAAGCGAGCCGTGACTTTGATAAAAACACCAACAACAATCTTGAATGGGTGACCAACTTCTCTACACGCATCAAGGATCATCAAATCCGTGCAATGGTGGGGTATAGCTATAATTATGGGGTAAGTTCGGGTATGGGAGCCGAAAACTGGGACTTCTCTTCCGACGGATTGACGTATAATAATCTGGGT includes:
- a CDS encoding glycerophosphodiester phosphodiesterase family protein; the encoded protein is MKNELLHFFVPEKGRRTKRQPISWLCCWAILLGIVCNACSDDDPVKKNPYLQVSTRALLKEVVEVKFNNIDGNTDITVDFGDGTVKEGKAANPITYAYTQSGDYTLHVTAGQYEVQKRIRIYNLLALTEAMKQFREPDNKKVWVMTHRAHTSDRTVPENSVSSVEDAIDSGAEVIECDTHVTSDGVVVVCHDQTINATTNGTGDITKMTYAELQKYNLKDRNGRVTDEKMPTLEEFLKAGRGRIYYNLDYSPRTATSQQVVDIVMKLDMMESVFFYCNSAQKAEEVLGITPKAHVYTWTGSHKPMMGLPGNYFVQYSYLTNGKSTPLGSSINDGMLATVNMLPASGSNVSEWTLNEGYLDELLQIYPMVCMIQTDLPDLLIPALQARGLR
- a CDS encoding DUF6377 domain-containing protein codes for the protein MKKNCLLCFLLFFSCHSALAGESLDSLLNVLDKTIKEADTYVQIKENKLHELKKEARKTPPFSVERYNLNNDIYLEYKAYSSDSALHYLNENMLLARQLNDKERELKIQLELSYLLSSIGMYMEAADILNSIDRQTLPSSLLGHYYTCYEHVYFEAGAAQPRYKMFASRYVKLSHAYRDSMQITLDPSSATYLWLRETQLREAGKYDEALEFSDRRLAESSFGTPQYALVAYQRFRLFESMGKKDEHLYYLVLSAISDVRSAIKEQSSLMVLAQELNSKGDLKRAYDYINFSWEISQFYKTRLRSWMNITPLSMINGNYQDIIKQQNRELLIYIVCVALLALLLVIALIYIYRQMKALSIAKKGLQEVNERLFSLNEELEEVNRHLRSTNLELSESNLIKEAYIARFFKLCSVYVDRLQAYRKLVNKKLQRGQVAELLKMTHLSNDIVTVEVQELYANFDSAFLHLFPNFVESLNALLLPDEQIVLKPDELLNTELRIFALIRLGIKDSSQIAELLHYSVNTIYNYRSRVKTKARVSRDDFEDLVAKIR
- a CDS encoding SusC/RagA family TonB-linked outer membrane protein encodes the protein MRNIHFKTCTCLLGILLMLFSGIQARGASLEVQQERKISGTVVDEKGEPVIGASVVVIETKQGTITNIDGKFQVNTPQNGHLKVSYIGYETQEVAVKDRQLLKIVLKEESTALNEVVVVGYGTMKRKEMTSAISHVGAKDLNQISSLDASMLLQGKVSSVSVSNTALADPNSTGSIQIRGISSRNAGLGPLIVVDGVPGGDMTNINPADIESIDVLKDGAASAIYGTRGSNGVILVNLKKGTRDGEVHTTYSAAVTFNKAKKELDIMNAEEYRAYRTVSNPLSDMGASTDWFDAVTRLGVTHMHTLTFSGGNARTNYRVTADYRKAQGIDLRSDRREYGARATISHTTKDGLFTFAANMTPRVIDRNKSASVYGSVIKNNPTMPVYDPESANGYYRFPSGGDSSNIVEQLNEEENGTEIKLLEWNATAAVNLLPLFNPNNPNMVLKSQVTVSQYQVDKFNGWFIPSTYGPNVNSGVAGKASRDFDKNTNNNLEWVTNFSTRIKDHQIRAMVGYSYNYGVSSGMGAENWDFSSDGLTYNNLGSGLEAAKEGKTMMSSYKNDHKLISFFGRVNYDWKERYLFTFSLRHEGSSRFGENHKWGNFPAVSVGWRISDEKFMKGLSWIDDLKIRYDYGVTGNQEIGNYQSLATYKAYGWYQYGGNNFHVWGPSKNVNSELRWEKGHNQNIGLDFSLFKHKVTGSFNYFHRKQSDLLGSYSVSVPPNLFSTIYANVGTLRNTGFELDITVNAVRTKDFTYSFTLVGATNNNKFVSFSNDVYKGQKYYSTCNMANPNNPGYLQRIEEGERIGNYFTYRYAGVDKKGDWLIYDKKGNVIPVAQGTEEDKAVTGNGLPKFTGSMTHNFTYKNFDLTVALRGAAGFDIFNVHDFYFGLQSMSTNQLTTAYSKNSHITTGKNVITDYFIESGDYLKIDNITLGYTMNLNKKYIEKIRLFGTANNLYTFTKFTGVDPSTYEVNGLTPGTFGGGYNYYPSAFQFILGLQVSF